A genomic region of Candidatus Eisenbacteria bacterium contains the following coding sequences:
- a CDS encoding YeeE/YedE family protein — protein sequence MSTPLFLALGFLFGIGFGFFVQRAGFCVAHGLGEIFIGRAKRFTRLFLIVFAITSVGFLLSGRVNPALGLKTIGQIRGAGFYNILSGILFGMGILMTGGCILGTLRQLGEGNLNFLVVLASFAPGMALVVYGLNPLLEKGYNVQSLLLPDLLGVPAAYVTAALVVIAVAWYARVRPRKRRTALKAGAEASAEPRRESRAPVVARADAEERKTASGAGEELVASGSAKENE from the coding sequence TTCGGAATCGGTTTCGGTTTCTTCGTTCAGCGAGCCGGCTTCTGTGTCGCTCACGGACTCGGCGAAATATTCATCGGAAGGGCGAAGCGTTTTACACGCCTCTTTCTGATCGTGTTCGCCATCACCTCCGTGGGCTTTCTCCTCTCCGGCCGGGTGAATCCCGCGCTGGGGCTGAAGACCATCGGCCAGATCCGCGGCGCCGGCTTTTACAACATCCTGTCCGGAATCCTCTTCGGTATGGGGATCCTGATGACCGGCGGGTGCATTTTGGGAACACTCCGCCAGCTCGGCGAGGGGAATCTGAACTTCCTCGTCGTGCTTGCCTCTTTCGCTCCGGGCATGGCCCTCGTCGTGTACGGCCTGAATCCACTTCTGGAAAAGGGCTACAATGTTCAGAGCCTCCTCCTGCCCGATCTCCTCGGAGTGCCCGCCGCCTATGTGACCGCCGCGCTCGTGGTGATCGCGGTGGCCTGGTACGCGCGGGTCCGGCCGAGGAAGAGGCGGACGGCGTTGAAGGCGGGCGCGGAAGCCTCAGCGGAGCCGCGACGCGAGAGCCGGGCGCCGGTGGTCGCGCGCGCGGACGCCGAGGAGCGGAAGACGGCTTCCGGCGCCGGCGAGGAGTTGGTGGCATCCGGTTCGGCGAAAGAGAACGAGTAG